AGCGATATTCTTGGGAAACTCACTTTAGAGATAGAGGATGCTCTAAAGAAATAGTAAATAGTCAAGAATAATAATAAATTTATATTAGATGAATATTGGATTAGCAATAGCTATTGCCGTAGCAGCCCTTATAGTAGGATGTGTCGGTGGATACTTTTTGTTTCGTTATATCATAAATGGTAAATACAGCGAGGCAATGGAAAAGGCTGAGAAAGAAGCTGAAGTTTTGAAAGAAAAGAAACTCTTGGAAGTTAAGGAAAAGTTCCTCAACAAGAAGAACGAATTGGAGAAAGAGGTTCAGCAGCGTAATCAGAAGATTCAGCAAAGTGAGAACCGTCTGAAGCAGCGTGAGCTTTCCTTGAATCAGCGTCAGGACGAAATAGGCCGTCGTAAACAGGAAATTGAGCAGCAGCAGCAGCGAATAGAAAACGACAAGAAACTTCTTCAGGTTAAGCAGCAGGAGCTTGACAAGATGCAGGATCAGGAACGTGCAAAGCTGGAAGAACTTTCAGGGCTTAGTGCTGAAGAGGCGAAGAGCCGTCTCGTAGAAAGTCTTAAGGATCAGGCAAGGCTCGATGCGGCTTCATATATCAATGAAATCGTAGACGAGGCTAAGTTGAACGCAAATCAGCAGGCAAAGAAGATTGTCGTTCAGACCATTCAGCGCGTCGCTACCGAAACTGCAATCGAGAACTCTGTAAGCGTTTTCCATATTGACAGCGACGAGGTTAAGGGTAGAATTATCGGCCGTGAAGGACGTAATATCCGTGCCTTGGAGGCTGCAACTGGTGTTGAAATCGTTGTTGATGACACTCCGGAAGCTATCGTTATCTCTGCATTCGACCCTGTGCGCCGTGAAATCTGCCGTTTGGCTTTGCATCAGTTGGTTGCAGACGGACGTATTCATCCGGCAAGAATCGAAGAAGTCGTTGCCAAAGTAAAGAAGCAGCTCGACAGCGAAATCATTGAAACAGGTAAGCGCACCGCCATTGACCTTGGCATTCACGGCTTGCATCCTGAGTTGATTCGTATTGTCGGCAAGATGAAATACCGTTCTTCATACGGTCAGAACCTGTTGCAGCACGCTCGTGAAACCGCTAATCTCTGTGCAGTGATGGCGAGCGAATTGGGCTTGAACCCCAAGAAGGCAAAGCGAGCAGGGCTTTTGCACGATATTGGTAAGGTGCCAGATGAGGAGACCGAACTTCCACACGCATTGTATGGTGGCAAGATTGCGGAGAAATTCAAGGAAAAGCCTGAAATCTGCAATGCGATTGCAGCCCACCACGATGAAATAGAAATGACCAGTCTGTTAGCTCCAATCGTTCAGGTCTGCGATGCTATCTCTGGTGCGCGCCCCGGTGCGCGTCGCGAAATCGTAGAGGCCTACATCAAGCGTCTGAATGATTTGGAGGCAATTGCAATGAGCTATCCGGGCGTAACCAAGACTTATGCAATTCAGGCAGGTCGCGAATTGCGTGTAATCGTTGGCGCAGACCGTATGGACGATGCAGAGAGCGAAAAGCTGAGTACCGAAATCGCAGAGAAGATTCAGAATGAAATGACTTACCCCGGACAGGTAAAAATCACTGTGATTCGCGAAACCCGAAGCGTATCTTACGCAAAGTAAATTCTATATATTTGAGATAGGTGAAGAGGCAATCTGATTGATTGCTTCTTTTTTTGCCTCAAAGCTATGCAGTAAGGTTCGATGAATAAAATTTATAAAGGCCCGATAAGAAATAATTTTATATATATTGTTTTTTCATCAGACTGCAATTAGAAATTATGCGATGAGTAAAAATACGCCTTTGTAAGTTATTGGAAATCAGTAGATAAGTGATGGTTTTCCATTCTTGCGAAAAATGCATTCCATTCTTCGCAAAAATGCAAGGCAAACGTGCGAAGATTGTTTGCCATTCTTCGGTCACTTAAAAACTGTGTATGAATCAGTCTGGAACCAATGAGCAGATTTACCCGAGTTCGTGAACCGTAAACTCTTTAACCTCTAACTTTGTTTCTCGGGGGCTTGGATTTCTTCCAGACTTGCATTATTTATCACTGTTTTGCAAGTAAAGGTATGATATTGTTGTGAGATTATTAGAATCTTTGTATATTTGCAAACAAAAAAGAGTGCAGCTTCCTGATTGTGGTCTCGTCAGCACATTAGTTTTGTGTTATAAGTCTTGAAGAAATGAACTTATTATAACCACTACTGCTGTAACGGGCGTCTCAATCATCCCTGCACTCTGTTATGATGCAAAGATACAACAGCCTTTTGAAACCTGCAATACTTAAAATTTAGTATTCTCAAATACCTAAAAATAGCTATTGTGCGAATAGAAGAAATTTTGTTAATTTGCAAGATTAATAATAAACTACGGGCAAGATGAAAAATCAGAAAATGTACGAAGCTGATGACAAGATGATTAATCTCATCAGCGATAACTATGATTTGCTCCAGTCTCTTGGAAGTTTCGGAATCAGTTTAGGTTTCGGCGACAAGACCGTTCGTGAGGTTTGCGAAGGGCAAAACGTAGATACATATACTTTTCTCGCAATTGTTAATTTCACTATAAATGGCTATAAGGAGTTCGACGATGCCGACAGACTGTCGATTTCAACCTTAGTGAAATATCTTAGAGCGAGCCATACTTTCTATTTGGATTTCCAGTTGCCTTTCATACGCAAGAAACTGTTGGACTCTTTGGATGAGAATGATAATCTTGCACGCTTGATTCTCAAGCTCTATGATGAGTATGC
The Prevotella sp. HUN102 genome window above contains:
- the rny gene encoding ribonuclease Y, yielding MNIGLAIAIAVAALIVGCVGGYFLFRYIINGKYSEAMEKAEKEAEVLKEKKLLEVKEKFLNKKNELEKEVQQRNQKIQQSENRLKQRELSLNQRQDEIGRRKQEIEQQQQRIENDKKLLQVKQQELDKMQDQERAKLEELSGLSAEEAKSRLVESLKDQARLDAASYINEIVDEAKLNANQQAKKIVVQTIQRVATETAIENSVSVFHIDSDEVKGRIIGREGRNIRALEAATGVEIVVDDTPEAIVISAFDPVRREICRLALHQLVADGRIHPARIEEVVAKVKKQLDSEIIETGKRTAIDLGIHGLHPELIRIVGKMKYRSSYGQNLLQHARETANLCAVMASELGLNPKKAKRAGLLHDIGKVPDEETELPHALYGGKIAEKFKEKPEICNAIAAHHDEIEMTSLLAPIVQVCDAISGARPGARREIVEAYIKRLNDLEAIAMSYPGVTKTYAIQAGRELRVIVGADRMDDAESEKLSTEIAEKIQNEMTYPGQVKITVIRETRSVSYAK